A window of Strix aluco isolate bStrAlu1 chromosome 2, bStrAlu1.hap1, whole genome shotgun sequence contains these coding sequences:
- the CHD4 gene encoding chromodomain-helicase-DNA-binding protein 4 isoform X3, which yields MASGIGSPSPCSAGSDDDEMEILLNNAIPQHPEPEEEPEEELLSEAETPKIKKKKKPKKLKEPKVPKLSKRQKKELGDSSGEGNEFVEEEEEVLRSDSEGSDYTPGKKKKKKLGPKKEKKNKAKRKEEEEEEEEDDDSKEPKSSAQLLEDWGMEDIDHIFTEEDYRTLTNYKAFSQFVRPLIAAKNPKIAVSKMMMVLGAKWREFSTNNPFKGSSGASVAAAAAAAVAVVESMVTNVDAVLPQPPVDVPLRKAKTKEGKGPNARRKPKASPRIPDIKKPKTKKVAPLKIKLGGFGSKRKRSSSEDDDLDVESDFDDASINSYSVSDGSTSRSSRSRKKLKAGKKKKKGEEDSTVAVDGYETDHQDYCEVCQQGGEIILCDTCPRAYHMVCLDPDMEKAPEGKWSCPHCEKEGIQWEAKEDNSEGEEILEDVVGDAEEEDDHHMEFCRVCKDGGELLCCDACPSSYHIHCLNPPLPEIPNGEWLCPRCTCPALKGKVQKILIWKWGQPPVGPPPPRPPDADPNAPPPKPLEGRPERQFFVKWQGMSYWHCSWVSELQLELHCQVMFRNYQRKNDMDEPPSGDFGGEEEKSRKRKNKDPKYAEMEERFYRYGIKPEWMMIHRILNHSVDKKGNVHYLIKWRDLPYDQASWESEDVDIQDYDLYKQAYWNHRELMRGEEGRPGKKLKKVKMRKLERPPETPTVDPTVKYDRQPEYLDVTGGTLHPYQLEGLNWLRFSWAQGTDTILADEMGLGKTVQTAVFLYSLYKEGHSKGPFLVSAPLSTIINWEREFEMWAPDMYVVTYVGDKDSRAIIRENEFTFEDNAIRGGKKASRMKKEAAVKFHVLLTSYELITIDMAILGSIDWACLIVDEAHRLKNNQSKFFRVLNGYSLQHKLLLTGTPLQNNLEELFHLLNFLTPERFHNLEGFLEEFADIAKEDQIKKLHDMLGPHMLRRLKADVFKNMPSKTELIVRVELSPMQKKYYKYILTRNFEALNARGGGNQVSLLNVVMDLKKCCNHPYLFPVAAMEAPKMPNGMYDGSALIRASGKLLLLQKMLKNLKEGGHRVLIFSQMTKMLDLLEDFLEHEGYKYERIDGGITGNMRQEAIDRFNAPGAQQFCFLLSTRAGGLGINLATADTVIIYDSDWNPHNDIQAFSRAHRIGQNKKVMIYRFVTRASVEERITQVAKKKMMLTHLVVRPGLGSKTGSMSKQELDDILKFGTEELFKDEATEGGDNKEGEDSSVIHYDDKAIERLLDRNQDETEDTELQGMNEYLSSFKVAQYVVREEEMGEEEEVEREIIKQEESVDPDYWEKLLRHHYEQQQEDLARNLGKGKRIRKQVNYNDGSQEDRGSRAVFLSDWQDDQSDNQSDYSVASEEGDEDFDERSEAARRPSRKGLRNDKDKPLPPLLARVGGNIEVLGFNARQRKAFLNAIMRYGMPPQDAFTTQWLVRDLRGKSEKEFKAYVSLFMRHLCEPGADGAETFADGVPREGLSRQHVLTRIGVMSLIRKKVQEFEHVNGRWSMPELAEIEENKKLSQPSSPSPKTPTPSTPGDTQPNTPAPVPPPEEGVKVEEGASAKEQGEPSEPEKELSAAATETEVPMEQCAQPVETPPQEAKSPVNPTEADEKKVEEPEVKERPDEPMEVESKADVEKVEDRAPVENPPEPPIITLDEKDEKKEDDKRDVVMLQNGEMLKESVDERHKKAVKQRFMFNIADGGFTELHSLWQNEERAATVTKKTYEIWHRRHDYWLLAGIINHGYARWQDIQNDPRYAILNEPFKGEMNRGNFLEIKNKFLARRFKLLEQALVIEEQLRRAAYLNMSEDPSHPSMALNTRFAEVECLAESHQHLSKESMAGNKPANAVLHKVLKQLEELLSDMKADVTRLPATIARIPPVAVRLQMSERNILSRLANRSSEPPPPPPPQQVAQQQ from the exons ATGGCATCGGGCATTGGATCTCCGTCACCGTGCTCAGCGGGCAGCGATGATGATGAGATGGAGATCCTGTTGAACAACGCTATCCCCCAGCATCCAG AGCCTGAAGAAGAGCCAGAAGAAGAGCTTCTGTCAGAGGCAGAGACACCCAAAatcaagaagaagaagaagcccAAGAAACTAAAGGAACCCAAAGTGCCCAAGCTCAGCAAGCGTCAGAAGAAGGAG ctggggGACAGCTCTGGTGAGGGGAATGAGTttgtggaggaagaagaggaggttcTGCGCTCTGACAGTGAGGGCAGTGACTACActcctgggaagaagaaaaagaagaaattagggcccaagaaggaaaagaaaaacaaagccaagcggaaggaggaggaggaagaagaggaagaagatgatgACTCAAAG GAGCCGAAGTCATCTGCTCAGCTCCTGGAAGATTGGGGCATGGAGGATATTGATCATATTTTCACAGAGGAGGATTACCGCACTCTCACCAACTACAAAGCTTTCAGCCAGTTTGTCAG GCCACTTATTGCAGCCAAGAACCCTAAAATAGCAGTGTCGAAGATGATGATGGTGCTGGGAGCTAAATGGAGGGAGTTTAGCACAAACAACCCCTTCAAGGGAAGTTCAGGTGCAtctgtggcagctgctgctgctgcggctgtTGCAGTAGTGGAGAGTATGGTGACAAATGTGGATGCTGTCCTGCCACAGCCCCCTGTAGATGTGCCACTCAGGAAAGCCAAGACAAAGGAGGGCAAAG GACCCAATGCCCGGCGGAAGCCAAAGGCCAGTCCTCGTATTCCTGATATCAAGAAACCTAAAACAAAGAAGGTGGCACCTTTGAAAATCAAACTGGGAGGATTTGGTTCCAAGCGTAAAAGATCATCA AGTGAAGATGATGATCTGGATGTGGAGTCAGACTTTGATGATGCCAGCATCAACAGCTACTCTGTTTCAGATGGATCTACAAGCCGTAGTAGCCGCAGTCGCAAAAAACTcaaagctgggaaaaagaaaaagaaag GTGAGGAGGACTCCACAGTGGCTGTGGATGGCTATGAGACTGATCACCAGGACTACTGTGAGGTgtgccagcagggaggagaaattATACTGTGTGATACCTGCCCTCGTGCCTACCACATGGTTTGCCTGGACCCAGACATGGAGAAAGCCCCAGAAGGCAAATGGAGCTGCCCGCACTGT GAAAAAGAGGGCATCCAGTGGGAGGCAAAGGAGGATAACTCTGAAGGGGAGGAAATCCTGGAGGATGTTGTGGgggatgctgaggaggaggatgaccACCATATGGAGTTCTGTAGAGTCTGCAAGGATGGAggagagctgctgtgctgtgatgCTTGTCCTTCGTCCTATCACATCCACTGTCTGAATCCCCCGTTGCCAGAGATTCCCAACGGAGAGTGGCTGTGTCCTCGCTGCACT TGCCCAGCTTTGAAAGGAAAAGTGCAGAAGATCTTGATCTGGAAATGGGGTCAGCCCCCAGTTGGCCCCCCACCACCACGTCCACCCGATGCAGACCCTAATGCACCTCCCCCTAAGCCCCTAGAGGGTCGGCCTGAAAGGCAGTTCTTTGTCAAATGGCAGGGCATGTCCTACTGGCACTGCTCTTGGGTGTCAGAGTTGCAG CTGGAGCTGCACTGTCAGGTCATGTTTCGTAACTACCAACGCAAAAACGATATGGATGAGCCACCCTCAGGAGACtttggaggggaagaggagaaaagccgaaagagaaaaaacaaggaCCCCAAATACGCTGAAATGGAGGAGCGCTTCTATCGATACGGGATCAAGCCTGAGTGGATGATGATCCACAGGATCCTTAATCATAG TGTGGATAAGAAGGGGAATGTCCACTATTTGATTAAATGGAGAGATCTACCCTATGACCAGGCATCTTGGGAAAGTGAAGATGTGGATATCCAAGATTATGACCTCTACAAGCAAGCCTACTGGAATCACAG GGAACTGATGAGAGGTGAAGAGGGCAGGCCTGGTAAGAAGTTAAAGAAAGTGAAGATGCGGAAACTGGAAAGGCCCCCTGAGACTCCCACAGTGGAT CCGACAGTGAAGTATGACCGGCAACCGGAGTACCTCGATGTGACGGGGGGAACCTTGCATCCCTACCAACTGGAAGGATTGAACTGGCTGCGCTTCTCCTGGGCCCAGGGCACAGATACAATCTTGGCTGATGAAATGGGTCTGGGAAAGACTGTGCAGACAGCTGTGTTCCTATACTCCTTATACAAAGAG GGCCACTCAAAGGGTCCCTTCTTGGTGAGTGCCCCACTGTCCACAATCATCAACTGGGAACGAGAATTTGAGATGTGGGCCCCAGATATGTATGTGGTGACCTATGTCGGAGACAAAGACAGTCGGGCCATCATCCGTGAGAATGAGTTCACTTTCGAGGATAATGCCATACGTGGAGGCAAAAAAGCATCCAGAATGAAG aagGAGGCTGCTGTGAAGTTCCATGTGCTGCTTACCTCCTACGAACTGATCACAATCGATATGGCCATACTGGGCTCTATTGACTGGGCCTGTCTCATTGTGGATGAAGCTCACAGACTGAAGAACAATCAGTCTAAG TTCTTCCGTGTGCTGAATGGTTACTCCCTCCAGCACAAGCTGCTGCTTACAGGAACTCCCCTGCAGAACAACCTGGAAGAACTGTTCCACCTGCTGAACTTCCTGACGCCAGAGAGATTCCA TAACTTGGAGGGCTTCCTAGAAGAGTTTGCAGATATTGCCAAGGAAGATCAGATCAAGAAGCTGCATGACATGCTGGGCCCACACATGCTGAGGCGTCTCAAAGCTGATGTTTTCAAGAATATGCCATCTAAGACTGAACTCATTGTCAGAGTGGAGTTGAGCCCCATGCAGAA gaaatattataaatacattttgaCAAGAAACTTTGAGGCACTGAATGCACGGGGTGGTGGTAACCAAGTCTCCTTGCTCAATGTTGTTATGGATCTGAAGAAGTGCTGTAACCACCCCTACCTCTTTCCTGTGGCTGCTATG gaagCTCCAAAAATGCCAAATGGCATGTATGATGGTAGTGCTCTTATTCGAGCCTCTGGAAAGCTGTTGCTGCTCCAGAAGATGTTAAAGAACCTTAAGGAAGGAGGTCACAGGGTGCTTATATTCTCTCAG ATGACTAAAATGTTGGACCTTCTAGAAGACTTCTTGGAGCACGAAGGGTACAAATATGAGCGGATCGATGGAGGAATCACAGGCAACATGCGTCAGGAGGCTATTGATCGCTTCAATG CTCCTGGTGCGCAGCAGTTCTGCTTTCTGCTTTCAACACGAGCTGGGGGTCTTGGTATTAACTTGGCCACAGCAGATACTGTGATTATCTATGATTCAGACTGGAACCCCCACAACGATATCCAG GCCTTCAGTCGTGCACACAGAATTGGACAGAACAAGAAAGTGATGATATACCGCTTTGTGACAAGGGCCTCAGTGGAGGAGCGTATcactcaggtggccaagaagaaaATGATGCTAACTCATCTGGTAGTGAGACCAGGGTTGGGCTCCAAGACAGGCTCCATGTCCAAACAGGAACTTGATGACATTCTCAAATTTGGCACTGAAGAGCTCTTCAAGGATGAGGCTACTGAGGGGG GGGATAACAAAGAAGGTGAGGACAGCAGTGTCATCCACTACGATGACAAAGCCATTGAGCGTCTTTTGGATCGGAACCAGGATGAGACAGAAGATACAGAACTGCAGGGCATGAATGAGTATCTCAGCTCCTTCAAGGTAGCCCAGTATGTGGTTCGTGAAGAGGAGATGGGG gaggaagaggaggttgAACGGGAGATCATTAAGCAGGAGGAGTCAGTGGATCCTGATTACTGGGAGAAACTGCTGCGTCACCATTATGAACAGCAACAGGAGGATCTGGCCAGGAATCTGGGCAAGGGCAAACGTATTCGCAAGCAAGTTAACTACAATGATGGCTCGCAGGAGGATAGAG GCTCAcgtgctgtttttctttcagactggCAGGATGACCAGTCAGATAATCAGTCAGACTATTCAGTTGCTTCTGAAGAAGGAGACGAGGACTTTGATGAAAGGTCTGAAG CAGCTCGTCGGCCTAGCCGCAAAGGCTTGAGAAATGATAAGGATAAGCCTCTGCCTCCCTTACTTGCCCGTGTGGGAGGGAACATTGAG GTCTTGGGCTTCAATGCCCGCCAGCGGAAAGCCTTCCTCAATGCTATCATGCGCTATGGAATGCCACCTCAGGATGCCTTCACCACTCAGTGGCTTGTTCGGGACCTCCGTGGCAAGTCAGAGAAAGAGTTCAA GGCGTACGTCTCGCTGTTCATGCGCCATTTATGTGAACCTGGAGCTGATGGTGCAGAGACCTTTGCAGATGGGGTCCCACGGGAAGGTCTTTCTCGACAGCATGTCCTGACTCGCATTGGGGTCATGTCACTTATACGCAAAAAG GTGCAGGAATTTGAGCATGTGAATGGCCGTTGGAGTATGCCAGAACTGGCAGAGATAGAGGAGAACAAGAAACTCTCGCAGCCAAGCTCACCCTCTCCCAAAACTCCAACTCCTTCGACACCGGGGGATACGCAGCCAAATACGCCTGCCCCTGTGCCTCCACCTG AAGAAGGAGTAAAAGTAGAAGAAGGAGCTAGTGCTAAAGAGCAAGGAGAGCCATCTGAACCAGAGAAGGAGCTCAGTGCTGCTGCTACTGAAACAGAAGTCCCTATGGAG cagtgtgcccagcctGTGGAGACACCGCCACAGGAAGCAAAATCCCCGGTGAACCCCacagaagcagatgaaaaaaaagtagaggaacCAGAGGTGAAGGAAAGACCAGATGAGCCAATGGAAGTAGAAAGCAAAG CTGACGTGGAGAAAGTGGAAGACAGGGCGCCTGTTGAGAATCCCCCTGAACCTCCTATAATCACTCTGGATGAGAAAG ATGAGAAAAAGGAGGATGATAAGAGAGATGTGGTGATGCTGCAGAATGGAGAGATGCTGAAAGAGTCGGTGGATGAAAGGCACAAGAAGGCAGTAAAGCAGCGCTTCATGTTCAACATAGCAGATGGTGGCTTCACTG AACTACACTCCCTGTGGCAGAATGAAGAGCGGGCTGCAACTGTCACAAAGAAGACCTATGAGATCTGGCATCGGCGTCATGACTACTGGCTCCTTGCTGGGATTATCAA TCATGGCTATGCCCGTTGGCAGGATATTCAGAATGATCCCCGTTACGCCATCCTCAATGAACCCTTCAAGGGTGAGATGAACAGGGGTAACTTCCTGGAAATAAAGAATAAGTTCTTGGCAAGGAGATTTAAG CTCCTGGAGCAAGCACTGGTGATTGAGGAGCAGTTGCGGCGAGCTGCTTATCTGAACATGTCAGAAGACCCATCTCATCCATCTATGGCTCTGAACACACGTTTCGCAGAGGTGGAATGCCTGGCTGAGAGCCACCAGCACCTATCCAAGGAGTCAATGGCTGGGAATAAACCAGCCAATGCTGTGCTGCACAAAG TTctgaagcagctggaggagcttttGAGTGACATGAAGGCAGACGTGACTCGTTTGCCCGCCACCATTGCCCGCATCCCCCCCGTGGCCGTGCGTCTCCAGATGTCCGAGCGCAACATCCTCAGCCGGCTGGCCAACCGCAGCAGCGagccccccccgccaccccctccccaacAA GTGGCCCAGCAGCAGTGA